A DNA window from Macrobrachium rosenbergii isolate ZJJX-2024 chromosome 41, ASM4041242v1, whole genome shotgun sequence contains the following coding sequences:
- the LOC136827104 gene encoding cerebellar degeneration-related antigen 1-like, which produces MEDMFEDITEDVGVEDVMEDVEFEDATEDVELVDVEEDVEFVDVTGDMEFEFEDVTEDVEFEDVMEDMEFEDVTEEVEFEDVTKDMEFVDIMEDMECEDVTEDVEFVFRLLRLGNWIHPVGLGNSVL; this is translated from the coding sequence ATGGAGGACATGTTTGAGGACATCACGGAGGACGTGGGAGTTGAGGATGTCAtggaggatgtggaatttgaggacgccACAGAGGACGTGGAATTGGTGGACGTTGAGGAGGATGTGGAATTTGTGGACGTCACGGGGGACATGGAATttgaatttgaggacgtcacggaggacgtggaatttgaggatgtcatggaggacatggaatttgaggacgtcacagaggaagtggaatttgaggacgtcacgaaggacatggaatttgtGGACATCATGGAGGACATGGAATGTGAGGACGTcacagaggacgtggaatttgtatttcgtctcttaagacttggaaattggattcatcccgtaggacttggaaattctgtcTTGTAG